One part of the Candidatus Effluviviaceae Genus V sp. genome encodes these proteins:
- the nadB gene encoding L-aspartate oxidase — protein sequence MKWYDFVVVGSGIAGLSFALRAAEFGSVVVITKKDDAESATNMAQGGIAAVVRDDDSFEKHIEDTMKAGMGLSHREAVELAVKNGPDAVRHLVEWGARFTRDESGGSFALGREGGHSERRIVHAADMTGREIEDALLSAVDDHRSITVLEDHMALELALVDGPDGRAVAGVHTLDQRATRVLTVRAPIVMLATGGCGKVYLYTSNPEIATGDGIAMAWRAGVAVRNMEFIQFHPTCLYHPEVRSFLISEAVRGEGAVLTTLAGERFMENEDPRKELAPRDIVARAIDRTMKRTGDKHVYLDITHVDSEHVRQRFPNIHAELMRLGIDMTTDPVPVVPAAHYLCGGVAVDLECRTTIPGLYVSGEAAHTGMHGANRLASNSLLEAVVFSERAAVAATGELEERRHALSTSDVREWEGNDAGRVPEGVLLDYNWDVVRRLMWDYVGIVRTARRLDLARRRMAAIRREIADYRRRYPVSHDLIELSNISLVGELIIRSALRRRESRGLHSMEDFPERDDERYGHDTIVEGGGA from the coding sequence ATGAAGTGGTACGACTTCGTCGTCGTCGGAAGCGGCATAGCCGGCCTGTCGTTCGCCCTGAGGGCGGCCGAGTTCGGGAGTGTCGTGGTCATCACGAAGAAGGATGACGCCGAGTCGGCCACGAACATGGCTCAGGGGGGTATCGCGGCCGTCGTCCGCGACGACGATTCCTTCGAGAAACACATCGAGGACACGATGAAGGCCGGGATGGGCCTCAGCCATCGCGAGGCCGTCGAGCTGGCCGTGAAGAACGGTCCCGACGCCGTCCGCCATCTCGTCGAGTGGGGCGCGCGCTTCACCCGCGATGAGTCCGGAGGCTCCTTCGCCCTGGGTCGGGAGGGCGGTCACAGCGAGCGCCGGATCGTCCACGCGGCGGACATGACGGGCAGGGAGATCGAGGATGCGCTCCTGTCTGCGGTGGACGACCACCGGTCGATCACCGTGCTCGAGGACCACATGGCGCTCGAGCTGGCGCTCGTCGACGGGCCGGACGGCCGCGCCGTCGCCGGCGTCCACACCCTCGATCAGAGGGCGACGAGGGTGCTGACGGTCAGGGCACCGATCGTCATGCTCGCGACGGGCGGCTGCGGCAAGGTCTATCTCTACACATCGAATCCCGAGATCGCGACGGGGGACGGGATCGCGATGGCCTGGAGGGCTGGGGTGGCCGTCAGGAACATGGAGTTCATCCAGTTCCATCCGACGTGCCTCTACCATCCGGAGGTGCGGTCGTTCCTGATCTCCGAGGCCGTGCGGGGCGAGGGGGCGGTCCTCACGACGCTCGCCGGCGAGCGGTTCATGGAGAACGAGGACCCCCGGAAGGAACTCGCGCCGCGGGACATCGTCGCGCGCGCTATCGACCGGACGATGAAGAGGACGGGCGACAAGCACGTCTACCTTGACATCACACACGTCGATTCCGAGCACGTGAGACAACGCTTCCCGAACATACATGCCGAACTGATGAGACTCGGCATCGACATGACGACCGATCCCGTTCCGGTCGTCCCCGCGGCCCACTACCTGTGCGGCGGCGTCGCGGTCGATCTCGAATGTAGAACGACCATCCCGGGCCTCTACGTGTCGGGCGAGGCCGCTCATACGGGGATGCACGGCGCGAACCGTCTGGCGAGCAACTCGCTGCTCGAGGCCGTCGTCTTCAGTGAGCGGGCCGCGGTCGCGGCGACGGGAGAGCTCGAGGAGCGGAGGCACGCGCTCTCGACGTCCGACGTCCGGGAGTGGGAGGGCAACGACGCCGGCAGGGTCCCGGAGGGCGTCCTTCTCGATTACAACTGGGACGTTGTGCGACGGCTGATGTGGGACTATGTTGGCATAGTGAGAACCGCGCGGCGGCTCGACCTCGCGAGACGCCGGATGGCGGCCATCAGGCGCGAGATAGCCGACTACCGCCGCCGCTACCCCGTCAGTCACGATCTGATCGAGCTCAGCAACATCTCGCTCGTCGGCGAACTCATCATCCGCAGCGCGCTCCGGAGAAGGGAGTCGCGCGGCCTGCACTC
- the nadA gene encoding quinolinate synthase NadA, producing MTLEELGRLSDDELRARIAELKRSRNAVVLGHNYQVGAVQQMSDHLGDSLKLAQLATETEADVIVLAGVYFMAESAKILNPSKKVLIPSESAGCPMADMATVAELRAFRTEYPGVPVVCYVNTSAAVKAESDICCTSSNAVDVVRSLDSDTVIFVPDKNLGSYVATKVDKTVIPWQGHCYVHNMFVPEDVVLARAEHPDVPLVVHPEAPPQVIAMADHVGSTGDMVRLAREHDELIVGTEIGLIERLNREHPDRRFYPLSAFAVCRNMKMTDLARLAWSLEHEEYVVDVPPETMSGARRALERMLEVTAS from the coding sequence ATGACACTGGAGGAGCTGGGGCGGCTGTCCGATGACGAGCTGCGTGCCAGGATCGCAGAACTCAAGAGGAGCAGGAACGCCGTCGTCCTCGGACACAACTACCAGGTCGGAGCGGTCCAGCAGATGTCGGACCACCTCGGTGACAGTCTCAAGCTCGCGCAGCTTGCGACCGAGACCGAGGCCGACGTCATCGTGCTTGCGGGCGTCTACTTCATGGCGGAGAGCGCGAAGATCCTCAATCCATCCAAGAAGGTCCTGATCCCGTCCGAGTCGGCCGGCTGTCCAATGGCCGACATGGCGACGGTGGCCGAGCTCAGGGCATTCAGGACCGAGTATCCCGGCGTGCCGGTGGTCTGCTACGTCAACACGTCGGCGGCCGTCAAGGCGGAGAGCGACATCTGCTGTACGTCCTCGAACGCCGTGGACGTCGTTCGCTCCCTCGATTCCGACACGGTGATCTTCGTGCCGGACAAGAACCTCGGTTCGTACGTCGCGACCAAGGTGGACAAGACGGTCATCCCGTGGCAGGGCCACTGCTATGTGCACAACATGTTCGTGCCGGAGGACGTCGTGCTGGCCAGAGCGGAGCATCCCGACGTTCCGCTCGTCGTCCACCCGGAGGCGCCCCCACAGGTCATTGCGATGGCCGACCACGTCGGTTCGACCGGCGACATGGTCCGCCTGGCCCGGGAACACGACGAGCTGATCGTCGGCACCGAGATCGGGCTCATAGAGCGACTGAACAGGGAGCATCCGGACAGACGTTTCTACCCGCTCTCGGCCTTCGCGGTCTGCAGGAACATGAAGATGACCGACCTCGCCAGACTGGCATGGTCGCTGGAACACGAGGAGTACGTAGTCGACGTTCCGCCCGAGACGATGAGCGGGGCGCGGAGGGCGCTCGAGCGCATGCTCGAGGTGACGGCCTCCTGA